A part of Brassica rapa cultivar Chiifu-401-42 chromosome A05, CAAS_Brap_v3.01, whole genome shotgun sequence genomic DNA contains:
- the LOC103868440 gene encoding TPR repeat-containing thioredoxin TTL1 — translation MSHSGKPVIESNNRLRDSLTSDINKPDFRELDLGSPVSPLRSQPRGLTTTTTTTSSSSSSSSGSVTGRIRHAPVTGRSGSVTGSQSGSRSDSVTSNSQQPLISSSSATSPANVLPTGNICPSGKIQITGMTQSRSRSDVLGSGTGTYGHGSIMRGGGGSSVSPAKPISTRQALSSPVTVGGSSRSSSDPEEVKRVGNEMYKKGLFSEALKLYDKAIALSPTNAAYRSNRAAALTGLARIGEAVKECEEALRLDPNYGRAHHRLGLLLIRLGQVDSARKHLCLLGKPSDPMELRKLEAVEKHMSKCADARKLGDWKAALMEADAAIVSGADFSPHLGMCKVEALLKLHRLDDAQSNLLEVPKAEPFPAHCSFSGIACEAYTYFVKAQIEMALGRFENAVMAAEKASKIDPRSNEVAMLHNTVTLVARARVRGNDLYKSERYTEASSAYAEGLRLDPCNAILYCNRAACWFKLGMWERSVEDCNQALRFQPRYTKPLLRRAACNNKMERWAAAVSDYEALRKELPHDKEVAESLFHAQVALKKSRGEEVLNMEFGGEVEEVYSREQFKAAMNLPGVSVIHFSTVSDHQCKQLSPFVDSLCTRYPSIHFLKVDIDKCPSIGNAENVRVVPTVKIYKNGTRVKEIVCPSREVLEYSVRHYSG, via the exons atgtcacATTCAGGTAAACCGGTTATTGAATCTAACAACCGTCTCCGTGATTCATTAACCTCCGACATCAATAAACCGGACTTTCGTGAGCTGGATCTCGGTTCGCCGGTTTCTCCGCTTCGTTCTCAGCCACGTGGACTCACTACAACCACAACCACTACAAGTAGCAGCAGCTCTAGCTCTTCCGGATCTGTGACCGGTCGGATTAGACATGCTCCGGTTACCGGAAGATCCGGTTCGGTTACTGGTAGTCAATCCGGTTCGAGATCGGACTCGGTTACTTCAAACTCACAACAACCActcatctcctcctcctctgctACTTCTCCGGCGAATGTACTTCCCACCGGAAACATTTGTCCCTCCGGTAAGATCCAAATCACCGGAATGACGCAAAGCCGGTCGAGAAGCGACGTTCTCGGATCCGGCACGGGAACGTACGGTCACGGAAGCATAATGCGAGGCGGAGGAGGAAGCAGTGTCTCTCCGGCGAAACCCATCTCCACCAGACAAGCACTGAGCTCGCCGGTTACTGTCGGTGGCTCCAGCAGAAGCAGTTCGGATCCAGAGGAAGTGAAGAGAGTAGGCAACGAGATGTACAAGAAAGGTCTGTTCAGTGAGGCTTTGAAGTTGTACGATAAAGCTATAGCTTTATCACCGACAAACGCTGCTTACCGGAGCAACCGTGCCGCCGCATTGACGGGTCTTGCTCGAATCGGTGAAGCTGTGAAGGAGTGTGAAGAAGCTTTGAGATTGGATCCAAACTATGGAAGAGCTCATCACCGTTTGGGTCTTTTGCTTATTAG ATTAGGACAGGTTGATAGTGCGAGGAAGCATCTTTGTCTTCTTGGGAAACCATCAGATCCTATGGAGCTGCGGAAGCTTGAAGCAGTTGAGAAGCACATGAGCAAATGTGCAGATGCGAGGAAGCTCGGTGATTGGAAAGCTGCTTTGATGGAAGCAGATGCAGCTATTGTTTCTGGAGCTGACTTTTCTCCACAT CTAGGTATGTGTAAAGTAGAAGCACTCTTGAAACTCCACCGCCTTGATGATGCACAATCAAATCTTCTAGAAGTTCCCAAAGCAGAGCCGTTTCCAGCACATTGCTCGTTCTCTGGCATAGCCTGTGAAGCTTATACGTACTTTGTCAAAGCTCAGATCGAGATGGCTCTAGGAAGGTTTGAAAACGCAGTGATGGCTGCTGAGAAAGCTAGCAAAATCGATCCACGGAGCAACGAAGTTGCCATGTTACACAATACTGTCACATTGGTTGCTAGAGCTCGTGTTCGTGGTAACGATCTTTATAAATCGGAAAGATACACGGAAGCAAGCTCAGCTTATGCAGAAGGCCTTAGGCTTGATCCGTGCAACGCTATTTTGTATTGCAACCGAGCTGCTTGTTGGTTTAAGCTTGGAATGTGGGAACGTTCGGTTGAAGATTGTAACCAAGCGCTGCGTTTCCAACCACGTTACACAAAGCCTCTTCTTAGGAGAGCTGCCTGTAATAACAAG ATGGAGAGATGGGCAGCTGCAGTGAGTGATTACGAAGCGTTGAGGAAGGAACTACCTCATGACAAGGAAGTTGCTGAATCGTTGTTCCATGCTCAAGTGGCATTGAAGAAATCTCGTGGAGAAGAAGTTTTGAATATGGAGTTTGGTGGTGAAGTTGAGGAAGTTTATAGCCGTGAACAGTTTAAAGCTGCCATGAATCTACCAG GAGTTTCGGTTATACATTTCTCGACGGTCTCTGATCATCAATGCAAGCAGTTATCTCCATTTGTGGACTCGCTATGTACTCGTTATCCTTCTATACACTTCCTCAAG GTGGACATCGATAAATGTCCTTCGATAGGTAATGCAGAGAACGTGAGGGTTGTACCAACAGTGAAGATATACAAGAACGGTACTCGAGTAAAGGAGATTGTTTGTCCAAGCAGAGAAGTATTGGAGTACTCTGTGAGGCACTATAGCGGTTAA